A window of Lytechinus pictus isolate F3 Inbred chromosome 7, Lp3.0, whole genome shotgun sequence contains these coding sequences:
- the LOC135154809 gene encoding tetratricopeptide repeat protein 9C-like isoform X1, whose product MRLPSSALLKVATNTKFNSSASYARLNMAEAGPSSSNDASSSGIQSPEQRLERASDYKNTGNECYKNKDYKGAIGKYHRALMCIKDLDMGATRRNMSAALGLARPGPGQDQAASSLNQATIPQHMLDQAAEFELSCLNNLAACLLQLPAPDYSKVEYYCNQVLDRSGRNVKALYRRGVARYHLHDYEGAHESLSKANRISPGMLKCLFIYLFTDQYRYLVKL is encoded by the exons ATGCGCCTGCCGTCGTCCGCACTTTTGAAG GTTGCAACAAATACCAAATTTAATTCTTCTGCGTCCTATGCACGTTTGAACATGGCTGAAGCAGGACCTTCCAGCTCTAACGATGCATCAAGCAGCGGCATCCAAAGTCCAGAACAGAGGCTAGAAAGGGCTTCAGATTACAAGAACACTGGCAACGAATGCTACAAGAACAAGGATTACAAAGGTGCCATTGGGAAGTACCACAGAGCCCTCATGTGTATCAAGGACTTAGACATGGGTGCAACAAGAAGAAACATGAGTGCTGCTCTTGGTCTAGCAAGGCCAGGACCAGGTCAGGATCAAGCAGCATCTAGCCTTAATCAAGCAACCATACCTCAGCATATGTTGGACCAGGCAGCTGAATTTGAATTGAGCTGTTTGAACAATTTAGCAG CGTGTCTACTTCAACTACCAGCTCCTGATTACAGCAAAGTAGAATATTACTGCAATCAAGTCCTTGATAGATCTGGCAGGAATGTGAAAGCACTGTACAGGAGAGGAGTAGCACGGTACCATCTACATGACTACGAGGGTGCGCATGAAAGTCTTtcaaaagcaaacagaatttCACCCGGTATGTtgaaatgtttatttatctatttattcactGATCAGTACAGATATTtggtaaaattatga
- the LOC135154809 gene encoding tetratricopeptide repeat protein 9C-like isoform X2 translates to MAEAGPSSSNDASSSGIQSPEQRLERASDYKNTGNECYKNKDYKGAIGKYHRALMCIKDLDMGATRRNMSAALGLARPGPGQDQAASSLNQATIPQHMLDQAAEFELSCLNNLAACLLQLPAPDYSKVEYYCNQVLDRSGRNVKALYRRGVARYHLHDYEGAHESLSKANRISPGMLKCLFIYLFTDQYRYLVKL, encoded by the exons ATGGCTGAAGCAGGACCTTCCAGCTCTAACGATGCATCAAGCAGCGGCATCCAAAGTCCAGAACAGAGGCTAGAAAGGGCTTCAGATTACAAGAACACTGGCAACGAATGCTACAAGAACAAGGATTACAAAGGTGCCATTGGGAAGTACCACAGAGCCCTCATGTGTATCAAGGACTTAGACATGGGTGCAACAAGAAGAAACATGAGTGCTGCTCTTGGTCTAGCAAGGCCAGGACCAGGTCAGGATCAAGCAGCATCTAGCCTTAATCAAGCAACCATACCTCAGCATATGTTGGACCAGGCAGCTGAATTTGAATTGAGCTGTTTGAACAATTTAGCAG CGTGTCTACTTCAACTACCAGCTCCTGATTACAGCAAAGTAGAATATTACTGCAATCAAGTCCTTGATAGATCTGGCAGGAATGTGAAAGCACTGTACAGGAGAGGAGTAGCACGGTACCATCTACATGACTACGAGGGTGCGCATGAAAGTCTTtcaaaagcaaacagaatttCACCCGGTATGTtgaaatgtttatttatctatttattcactGATCAGTACAGATATTtggtaaaattatga